Below is a window of Chryseobacterium arthrosphaerae DNA.
TCAGAAACCTCCAGCCAAAATCAAAGGATTCCCTCATATAAAAATAGCAGTATAAGCCAATGACATACCCTATCAGCAATCCGGTAAAAATAATTCTCAGCATCATCCCTGATGTGTTCAATCCTACTTTCTGATCACTTAAAATAAAGTAAGGTTCCTTTGATACCTGAGGATTCAGCAATATTTTGACCTTGTTTCCGACGTCAAATCTTTTTTCCTGTGGCCTGGAATCATGAAACATCATTTTATGTTCTATCACCGTATTGCTGAGATTGGGGAATGAAAGCATAACCTGAATGAGATTCATATTCTTTTCAGGAAAATACTTGAGCAGTTTATAATCAATAATTTCGGCTTCTCTTGGAATTCCGTTCCGAAGAATAGATTTTATCGTATTTTTCTCTTTAAAAGTGGTAATGAAAAGCTTATTGATAAAGAAAATGATTATGTATCCCCATATCAATAAAGAAAAACCGAGATATCCATAGCTCACCGCTAATGAATTTCTCGGTTCTGTTGCCAGCTCCTCAGTCAGCATATATAATAAAATAGGAAAAGGAGCGCAGAAAAAAATGAAAAAAGCTCCCCAGAAAATAATCAGAAATTTCATAGCTGCTATTTTGTAATCAGCAATAAAGTTATGATATTATTATGGAACCGGAGATCTCTTTTTATACTTCTTTTTCGAAATAAAGCCGGTAGTATTTTCCTTTATCATCCTCACCCATTTCTATTTTCTGCCGGTCTCCGTGGATGTAGATATGGAAGTTTTTATCTAATTTAATAATACTTTTAAAGTGTCTCTGCGTCTTTTTTACTGCGGCTTCACTGATCGGGAATTCCTCAGCAATATTCACCTGCATATCCTGTTCGTAATCTGTTTTAAAATTTACGAAACTTTCAATCACATGCTCATCTCCCAATACTTCATTCGCAAATTCATCCAACTTAAACTCTTCTTTTTCTTTGAAGAAGTTAATCGATTTATTCAGGAAATCCGCCTGATCAGCTTTTGAAACCTCAAATTCCTGTGGAAGCTGCTTGGTAATATAATCTTTGTAAACCATCAAAGCTTCCTGCGTGTGGAAATATTCGTCATCACGCTGTTTTACTTTTAAGAAATCCTCGAACCAGTAATACATATCCCCGTTTTTGTTGTTGTCAACAACGGAAAGTACATACCCTGTATCCTTATTATTATTGTAGATCAAAGCTGCCTTATCAATTTTAGACAAACCGATTCCCTGATCTTTTTCAATATCAAATGTTTCTTCTGCAGGATTGATTTTCAGGAAAGATTCTCTCTTCTCTGTTTTAAAGATCCCGATCTTGTCTACTTTATCAGGACGGTCGCTCTCGTCTTCAAAAAGGACGATAAACAATTCTCCGCTCTGAACCCTTGGGTTCTCTGCCGCTTCGAAAAGGTGTTTTGCAATATTTTCAGACTCCCAAAGGAATTTGGATTTATCATCAAAAATTTCTGATACCGCACTGTAAACCGGATTATTTACCAGATAGGTATCACTGTAAAAATGGAAGGTTTCTTCCGATTTGAATGATCCTAAGAAGTAATCTTCCAGCAATTCTGCCATTCCTTCTTCCAGCTTCAATTCCTCTTGTGAAAGTGTCAGGGAATCTCCGTTGATCTTATTTCCTACTCTGTGTACTACTATTTTTGAAAACATTTTTCTGAATATTTGGACTGCAAAGATATTCATTCTATCCTTCACATGAAACTGAAAAATAGGATTGATCTTATCCTGGGTTACAGTGGATTCTTAACCATAAAAGGCATAAAAGCTTTTATTTTAAACACTTCAATTCACTTCAGAAAATTGAAAATAATGCTTTAAAAAATACAATTAAGAAAATCAAAGATTTTCAAAAACTTCAGTGCCCTTCTTCTCCATAAAGCCTGTTACTTCAAATAACTTAAGTGTTATAATACTTTTGTTACTAAACAAATACGGCTAATCATGAAACTCTGAAGATAAAGAACTTCCGGTTTTTTCCAATTTGATAATAACCTTATCATTTTGACATGCTTCTCTGTCTAAAAAATTCAC
It encodes the following:
- a CDS encoding nucleoid-associated protein is translated as MFSKIVVHRVGNKINGDSLTLSQEELKLEEGMAELLEDYFLGSFKSEETFHFYSDTYLVNNPVYSAVSEIFDDKSKFLWESENIAKHLFEAAENPRVQSGELFIVLFEDESDRPDKVDKIGIFKTEKRESFLKINPAEETFDIEKDQGIGLSKIDKAALIYNNNKDTGYVLSVVDNNKNGDMYYWFEDFLKVKQRDDEYFHTQEALMVYKDYITKQLPQEFEVSKADQADFLNKSINFFKEKEEFKLDEFANEVLGDEHVIESFVNFKTDYEQDMQVNIAEEFPISEAAVKKTQRHFKSIIKLDKNFHIYIHGDRQKIEMGEDDKGKYYRLYFEKEV